A stretch of the Hippoglossus hippoglossus isolate fHipHip1 chromosome 1, fHipHip1.pri, whole genome shotgun sequence genome encodes the following:
- the LOC117769489 gene encoding E3 SUMO-protein ligase CBX4-like, which yields MELPAAGEHVFAVESIEKKRIRKGRFEYLVKWRGWSPKYNTWEPEENILDPRLLDAFQDRERQEQLMGYRKRGPKPKHLLVQVPSFARRSSILADLHEASLDEDSCEKSNPIQMLRPQGQQYQLNSKKHHQYQPLCREREAEQQTNGKKLFYQLNSKKHHHYQPDLKVHEPMFAKPRDVRAPELPNKGYNVPPVLQQKWVRDKDSGCLTKVKDITMELKNLPADLNNHKEPEMVKPKEDASTQSNGVSSSKLKIVKNKNKNGRIVIVMSKYMENGMKTAKIKTGETAEKPGQEMDISTENNLEKMKLVKKLGLMNGFAKNPKDKPAIPSTGFNVDRRKEKEQSPKVEPTATEQDKHVEVRGRGQLPADQLLLLTTKPNLLSLPLDRGVPSPLDKRGTQGGFQTLKRHLSDTDCEEHGSTKRFLSSSSISVPNMVSSPAQNISYDQNGHGGHIGLQVCGYADQDEPIDLSIDKSRPKAAASTASQPAKHTQAETLAHTPEETHTQAETHTITDSQPEMQRQTETQSAAEKVRVDSLSVSNNDEIKEETFPSFQPFLGNIVITDITTNCLTVTFKEYITV from the exons ATGGAACTACCCGCCGCGGGAGAGCACGTCTTTGCGGTGGAGAGCATCGAGAAGAAGCGCATCAGAAAG GGGAGGTTCGAGTATCTGGTCAAGTGGCGAGGATGGTCTCCAAA ATACAACACGTGGGAACCAGAGGAAAACATCCTGGACCCAAGGCTGCTTGATGCTTTCCAAGACAG AGAACGTCAGGAGCAGCTGATGGGATATCGCAAGAGAGGCCCCAAGCCCAAGCACCTTCTGGTCCAG GTCCCTTCATTTGCGCGGAGATCCAGCATTCTGGCTGACCTCCACGAGGCGTCCCTGGATGAGGACAGCTGCGAGAAGTCCAACCCCATCCAGATGCTCCGTCCCCAGGGCCAACAGTACCAGCTGAACAGCAAGAAGCACCACCAGTACCAGCCGCTGTGCCGGGAGCGCGAGGCCGAGCAGCAGACCAACGGCAAGAAATTATTCTATCAGCTCAACAGCAAGAAGCACCACCACTACCAGCCAGACCTCAAGGTGCACGAGCCCATGTTTGCCAAGCCCAGAGACGTCAGAGCCCCAGAGCTGCCCAACAAAGGGTACAATGTGCCCCCTGTGCTGCAGCAAAAGTGGGTTCGGGACAAAGACTCTGGCTGCCTGACCAAAGTGAAGGATATCACTATGGAGCTGAAGAATCTTCCAGCTGACCTCAACAACCACAAAGAGCCGGAGATGGTTAAACCTAAAGAGGATGCTTCTACACAGTCTAATGGTGTCAGCAGCAGCAAGCTAAAGATCgtgaagaacaaaaacaagaacGGCCGGATTGTTATCGTCATGAGTAAGTACATGGAAAATGGAATGAAGACAGCTAAAATAAAAACCGGTGAAACTGCAGAAAAGCCGGGGCAAGAAATGGACATCAGCACAGAGAACAACCTTGAAAAGATGAAACTTGTCAAGAAGCTCGGCCTCATGAACGGATTTGCGAAAAACCCCAAAGACAAACCCGCTATTCCAAGTACTGGATTTAACGTAGATCGCCGAAAAGAAAAGGAACAGTCCCCCAAAGTGGAGCCAACTGCGACGGAACAGGATAAACATGTCGAGGTCAGGGGTCGGGGGCAGCTTCCAGCGGATCAGCTTTTACTATTGACAACCAAGCCTAATCTGCTCTCCCTGCCTTTGGATAGGGGAGTTCCCTCTCCACTGGACAAAAGAGGAACCCAAGGTGGATTTCAAACTCTAAAGCGACACCTCTCTGATACAGACTGCGAGGAGCATGGGAGTACTAAGAGGTTTTTGAGTTCCAGCAGTATCAGCGTTCCTAACATGGTATCTTCACCCGCCCAAAACATCAGCTACGACCAAAACGGACACGGGGGCCACATCGGCCTGCAGGTCTGTGGGTACGCAGATCAAGACGAGCCTATTGACTTGAGCATTGACAAGTCCAGGCCTAAAGCTGCAGCGTCCACAGCGAGCCAgccagcaaaacacacacaagctgaaaCTCTAGCGCACACACCGGAggaaacgcacacacaagctGAAACACATACGATAACGGACTCGCAACCAGAAATGCAGCGCCAGACTGAAACCCAAAGCGCTGCAGAGAAGGTGAGAGTAGACTCATTGTCTGTTTCTAACAATGACGAGATAAAAGAGGAGACGTTTCCCTCCTTCCAGCCGTTCCTCGGGAATATAGTGATCACAGACATTACGACAAACTGCCTCACTGTTACATTCAAGGAATACATAACAGTGTGA